A stretch of Equus caballus isolate H_3958 breed thoroughbred chromosome 11, TB-T2T, whole genome shotgun sequence DNA encodes these proteins:
- the FMNL1 gene encoding formin-like protein 1 isoform X3, which translates to MGNAAGSAEQPASPAALSPKQPAAPKQPMPAAGELEERFNRVLNCMNLPPDKVQLLSQYDNEKKWELICDQERFQVKNPPAAYIQKLRSYLETGGVSRKFKRRVQESTQVLRELEISLRTNHIGWVQEFLNEENRGLDVLLEYLAFAQCSVTYDIESTDNGAPGSEKSKPLEQSVEDLSKGPPSALPPQPKSRHLTIKCPPSPRLTPAHSRKALRNSRIVSQKDDVHVCIMCLRAIMNYQSGFSLVMNHPACVNEIALSLNNKNPRTKALVLELLAAVCLVRGGHEIILAAFDNFKEACGEQHRFEKLMEYFRNEDSNIDFMVACMQFINIVVHSVENMNFRVFLQYEFTHLGLDLYLEKLRHTESDKLQVQIQAYLDNVFDVGALLEDTETKNAVLEHMEELQEQVTLLTERLRDAENESMAKIAELEKQLSQARKELETLRDRFSESTAMGVSRRPPEPEKVPAPAPARPSALELKVEELEEKGLIRILRGPGDAVSIEILQVAVATPSGSDAPTPGVPTGSPSPDLPPAAEPVPGAAPSPPPPPSPPPLPSLPSQQEAPPLAPPPAPPLPGSPEPPPPPPLPGDLPPPPPPPPPPPGTDGPVPPPPPPLGGPSDALGRPGPEMGPGVKAKKPIQTKFRMPLLNWVALKPSQITGTVFTELNDEKVLQELDMSDFEEQFKTKSQGPSLDLSALKSKAVQKAPTQATLIEANRAKNLAITLRKGNMGADRICQAIETYDLQALGLDFLELLTRFLPTEYERSLIARFEREQRPMEELSEEDRFMLRFSRIPRLQERMATLTFLGNFPDTAQLLMPQLNAVIAASMSIKSSDKLRQILEIVLAFGNYMNSSKRGAAYGFRLQSLDALLEMKSTDRKQTLLHYLVKVIAEKYPQLTGFHSDLHFLDKAGSVSLDSVLGDVRSLQRGLELTQREFVRQDDCVVLKEFLRANSPTMDKLLADSKTAQEAYESVVEYFGENPKTTSPSMFFTLFSRFIKAYKKAEQEVEQWKKEAAAQEAGADTLGRGEPPAPKSPPKIRRQQMDLISELKRKQQKEPLIYESDRDGAIEDIITDLRNQPYIRADTGRRSARRRPPGPPLQVTSDISL; encoded by the exons AACTGCATGAACTTGCCCCCGGATAAGGTCCAGCTGCTGAGCCAGTATGACAACGAGAAGAAGTGGGAGCTCATCTGTGACCAG GAGCGATTTCAAGTCAAGAACCCCCCCGCAGCCTACATCCAGAAGCTGAGGAGCTACCTGGAAACGGGTGGGGTCAGCCGAAAG TTTAAGAGGCGAGTTCAGGAGTCCACGCAGGTGCTGCGGGAGCTGGAGATCTCCCTGAGGACAAACCACATTGG GTGGGTGCAGGAGTTCCTCAACGAGGAGAACCGCGGCCTGGACGTGCTCCTCGAGTACCTGGCCTTTGCCCAGTGCTCCGTCAC GTATGACATAGAGAGCACAGACAATGGGGCCCCCGGCTCAGAGAAGAGCAAGCCGCTGGAGCAGTCGGTGGAAGATCTCAGCAAGGGTCCACCCTCAGCCTTGCCACCACAGCCCAAGAGTCGCCACCTGACCATCAA GTGCCCCCCTTCTCCCCG GCTGACCCCGGCCCACAGCAGGAAGGCCCTGCGGAATTCTCGCATTGTCAGCCAGAAGGACGACGTCCACGTCTGCATCATGTGCTTGCGCGCCATCATGAACTACCAG tCTGGCTTCAGCCTCGTCATGAACCACCCAGCCTGCGTCAATGAGATCGCTCTGAGCCTCAACAACAAGAACCCCAG AACGAAGGCTCTGGTGCTGGAGCTGCTGGCAGCTGTGTGCCTGGTGCGGGGAGGacatgaaatcatccttgcagCCTTTGACAACTTCAAGGAG GCGTGTGGGGAGCAGCACCGCTTTGAAAAGCTGATGGAATATTTCCGGAACGAGGATAGCAATATCGACTTCATG GTGGCCTGCATGCAGTTCATTAACATTGTGGTACACTCAGTGGAGAACATGAACTTCCGCGTCTTCCTGCAATATGAGTTCACCCACCTGGGCCTGGACCTGTACTTGGAG AAACTTCGACACACGGAGAGTGACAAGCTGCAGGTGCAGATCCAGGCATACTTGGACAATGTGTTTGATGTCGGTGCGCTGCTGGAGGACACGGAGACCAAGAATGCTGTGCTGGAGCACATGGAGGAGCTGCAGGagcaggtgaccctg CTGACAGAGCGGCTTCGGGACGCGGAGAACGAATCCATGGCCAAGATCGCAGAGCTGGAAAAGCAGCTAAGCCAGGCCCGAAAGGAGCTGGAGACCCTGCGG GACCGCTTCAGTGAGTCGACCGCCATGGGCGTCTCCAGGCGTCCGCCTGAGCCTGAGAAAGTGCCTGCCCCCGCCCCGGCGCGGCCTTCCGCCCTGGAGCTGAaggtggaggagctggaggagaaggggTTAATCCGTATACTGCGGGGGCCCGGGGATGCTGTCTCCATCGAGATCCTCCAGGTCGCTGTGGCAACTCCGAGCGGCAGTGATGCCCCGACTCCGGGGGTGCCCACCGGCTCTCCCAGCCCAG ATCTCCCACCTGCAGCAGAGCCGGTTCCCGGAGCAGCGCCCTCACCGCCCCcgcccccgtccccgcccccactgcccagcctcccctcccagcaGGAAGCCCCGCCCTTGGCGCCCCCACCGGCCCCACCTCTCCCAGGCAGCCCggagcccccgcccccgccgcctcTGCCGGGAGACttgccgcccccacccccgccgcccccgccgcctccTGGTACAGATGGTCCGGTGCCTCCGCCGCCCCCGCCTCTGGGAGGTCCCTCTGATGCCCTTGGAAGGCCCGGCCCAGAGATGGGCCCAG GAGTGAAGGCCAAGAAACCCATCCAGACCAAGTTCAGAATGCCGCTCTTAAACTGGGTGGCCTTGAAACCCAGCCAGATTACAGGCACCGTCTTCACTGAGCTCAATGATGAGAAGGTGCTGCAG gAGCTGGACATGAGTGACTTTGAAGAGCAGTTCAAGACAAAATCCCAAGGTCCCAGCCTGGACCTCAGTGCTCTGAAGAGTAAGGCAGTGCAGAAGGCCCCCACCCAGGCCACGCTCATCGAGGCCAACCGGGCCAAGAACCTGGCCATCACCCTGCGTAAGGGCAACATGGGGGCCGACCGCATCTGCCAGGCCATTGAGAC GTACGACCTACAGGCCCTCGGCCTGGACTTCCTTGAGCTGCTGACCCGCTTCTTGCCCACGGAGTATGAGCGAAGCCTCATCGCCCGCTTCGAGCGGGAGCAGCGGCCGATGGAAGAGCTGTCGGAGGAGGACCGCTTCATGCTGCGCTTCAGCCGCATCCCGCGCCTGCAGGAGCGGATGGCCACGCTCACCTTCCTGGGCAACTTCCCGGATACTGCCCAGCTGCTCATGCCG CAACTGAATGCCGTCATTGCAGCCTCAATGTCCATCAAATCTTCTGACAAACTCCGCCAGATCCTGGAG ATCGTCCTGGCCTTCGGCAACTACATGAACAGCAGCAAGCGTGGAGCAGCCTATGGCTTCCGGCTCCAGAGTCTGGATGCG CTGCTGGAGATGAAGTCGACCGATCGCAAGCAGACGCTGCTGCACTACCTGGTGAAGGTCATTGCTGAGAAGTACCCACAGCTCACAGGCTTCCACAGCGACCTGCACTTCCTGGACAAGGCCGGCTCAG TGTCCCTGGACAGCGTCCTAGGGGATGTGCGCTCCCTGCAGCGAGGCCTGGAGTTGACCCAACGGGAGTTTGTGCGGCAGGATGACTGCGTGGTTCTCAAGGAGTTCCTGAGGGCCAACTCACCCACCATGGATAAGCTACTGGCAGACAGCAAGACGGCTCAG GAGGCCTACGAGTCTGTGGTGGAGTACTTCGGAGAGAACCCCAAGACCACGTCCCCGTCCATGTTCTTTACCCTCTTTAGCCGCTTCATCAAGGCCTACAAG AAAGCTGAGCAGGAGGTGGAACAGTGGAAGAAAGAAGCAGCTGCCCAGGAGGCAGGCGCCGACACCCTGGGCAGAGGGGAGCCCCCAGCACCCAAG TCCCCACCCAAGATCCGGCGGCAACAGATGGACCTCATCTCTGAGCTGAAACGGAAACAGCAGAAGGAGCCACTTATCTATGAGAGTGACCGTGATGGGGCCATTGAAGATATCATCACAG ATTTGCGAAACCAGCCCTACATCCGCGCAGACACAGGCCGCCGCAGTGCTCGCCGGCGCCCCCCGGGACCTCCCCTGCAGGTCACCTCCGACATCTCGCTGTAG
- the FMNL1 gene encoding formin-like protein 1 isoform X1: protein MGNAAGSAEQPASPAALSPKQPAAPKQPMPAAGELEERFNRVLNCMNLPPDKVQLLSQYDNEKKWELICDQERFQVKNPPAAYIQKLRSYLETGGVSRKVAADWMSNLGFKRRVQESTQVLRELEISLRTNHIGWVQEFLNEENRGLDVLLEYLAFAQCSVTYDIESTDNGAPGSEKSKPLEQSVEDLSKGPPSALPPQPKSRHLTIKCPPSPRLTPAHSRKALRNSRIVSQKDDVHVCIMCLRAIMNYQSGFSLVMNHPACVNEIALSLNNKNPRTKALVLELLAAVCLVRGGHEIILAAFDNFKEACGEQHRFEKLMEYFRNEDSNIDFMVACMQFINIVVHSVENMNFRVFLQYEFTHLGLDLYLEKLRHTESDKLQVQIQAYLDNVFDVGALLEDTETKNAVLEHMEELQEQVTLLTERLRDAENESMAKIAELEKQLSQARKELETLRDRFSESTAMGVSRRPPEPEKVPAPAPARPSALELKVEELEEKGLIRILRGPGDAVSIEILQVAVATPSGSDAPTPGVPTGSPSPDLPPAAEPVPGAAPSPPPPPSPPPLPSLPSQQEAPPLAPPPAPPLPGSPEPPPPPPLPGDLPPPPPPPPPPPGTDGPVPPPPPPLGGPSDALGRPGPEMGPGVKAKKPIQTKFRMPLLNWVALKPSQITGTVFTELNDEKVLQELDMSDFEEQFKTKSQGPSLDLSALKSKAVQKAPTQATLIEANRAKNLAITLRKGNMGADRICQAIETYDLQALGLDFLELLTRFLPTEYERSLIARFEREQRPMEELSEEDRFMLRFSRIPRLQERMATLTFLGNFPDTAQLLMPQLNAVIAASMSIKSSDKLRQILEIVLAFGNYMNSSKRGAAYGFRLQSLDALLEMKSTDRKQTLLHYLVKVIAEKYPQLTGFHSDLHFLDKAGSVSLDSVLGDVRSLQRGLELTQREFVRQDDCVVLKEFLRANSPTMDKLLADSKTAQEAYESVVEYFGENPKTTSPSMFFTLFSRFIKAYKKAEQEVEQWKKEAAAQEAGADTLGRGEPPAPKSPPKIRRQQMDLISELKRKQQKEPLIYESDRDGAIEDIITVLKTVPFTARTGKRTSRLLCEASLGEEIPL, encoded by the exons AACTGCATGAACTTGCCCCCGGATAAGGTCCAGCTGCTGAGCCAGTATGACAACGAGAAGAAGTGGGAGCTCATCTGTGACCAG GAGCGATTTCAAGTCAAGAACCCCCCCGCAGCCTACATCCAGAAGCTGAGGAGCTACCTGGAAACGGGTGGGGTCAGCCGAAAGGTAGCAGCTGACTGGATGTCCAACCTGGGG TTTAAGAGGCGAGTTCAGGAGTCCACGCAGGTGCTGCGGGAGCTGGAGATCTCCCTGAGGACAAACCACATTGG GTGGGTGCAGGAGTTCCTCAACGAGGAGAACCGCGGCCTGGACGTGCTCCTCGAGTACCTGGCCTTTGCCCAGTGCTCCGTCAC GTATGACATAGAGAGCACAGACAATGGGGCCCCCGGCTCAGAGAAGAGCAAGCCGCTGGAGCAGTCGGTGGAAGATCTCAGCAAGGGTCCACCCTCAGCCTTGCCACCACAGCCCAAGAGTCGCCACCTGACCATCAA GTGCCCCCCTTCTCCCCG GCTGACCCCGGCCCACAGCAGGAAGGCCCTGCGGAATTCTCGCATTGTCAGCCAGAAGGACGACGTCCACGTCTGCATCATGTGCTTGCGCGCCATCATGAACTACCAG tCTGGCTTCAGCCTCGTCATGAACCACCCAGCCTGCGTCAATGAGATCGCTCTGAGCCTCAACAACAAGAACCCCAG AACGAAGGCTCTGGTGCTGGAGCTGCTGGCAGCTGTGTGCCTGGTGCGGGGAGGacatgaaatcatccttgcagCCTTTGACAACTTCAAGGAG GCGTGTGGGGAGCAGCACCGCTTTGAAAAGCTGATGGAATATTTCCGGAACGAGGATAGCAATATCGACTTCATG GTGGCCTGCATGCAGTTCATTAACATTGTGGTACACTCAGTGGAGAACATGAACTTCCGCGTCTTCCTGCAATATGAGTTCACCCACCTGGGCCTGGACCTGTACTTGGAG AAACTTCGACACACGGAGAGTGACAAGCTGCAGGTGCAGATCCAGGCATACTTGGACAATGTGTTTGATGTCGGTGCGCTGCTGGAGGACACGGAGACCAAGAATGCTGTGCTGGAGCACATGGAGGAGCTGCAGGagcaggtgaccctg CTGACAGAGCGGCTTCGGGACGCGGAGAACGAATCCATGGCCAAGATCGCAGAGCTGGAAAAGCAGCTAAGCCAGGCCCGAAAGGAGCTGGAGACCCTGCGG GACCGCTTCAGTGAGTCGACCGCCATGGGCGTCTCCAGGCGTCCGCCTGAGCCTGAGAAAGTGCCTGCCCCCGCCCCGGCGCGGCCTTCCGCCCTGGAGCTGAaggtggaggagctggaggagaaggggTTAATCCGTATACTGCGGGGGCCCGGGGATGCTGTCTCCATCGAGATCCTCCAGGTCGCTGTGGCAACTCCGAGCGGCAGTGATGCCCCGACTCCGGGGGTGCCCACCGGCTCTCCCAGCCCAG ATCTCCCACCTGCAGCAGAGCCGGTTCCCGGAGCAGCGCCCTCACCGCCCCcgcccccgtccccgcccccactgcccagcctcccctcccagcaGGAAGCCCCGCCCTTGGCGCCCCCACCGGCCCCACCTCTCCCAGGCAGCCCggagcccccgcccccgccgcctcTGCCGGGAGACttgccgcccccacccccgccgcccccgccgcctccTGGTACAGATGGTCCGGTGCCTCCGCCGCCCCCGCCTCTGGGAGGTCCCTCTGATGCCCTTGGAAGGCCCGGCCCAGAGATGGGCCCAG GAGTGAAGGCCAAGAAACCCATCCAGACCAAGTTCAGAATGCCGCTCTTAAACTGGGTGGCCTTGAAACCCAGCCAGATTACAGGCACCGTCTTCACTGAGCTCAATGATGAGAAGGTGCTGCAG gAGCTGGACATGAGTGACTTTGAAGAGCAGTTCAAGACAAAATCCCAAGGTCCCAGCCTGGACCTCAGTGCTCTGAAGAGTAAGGCAGTGCAGAAGGCCCCCACCCAGGCCACGCTCATCGAGGCCAACCGGGCCAAGAACCTGGCCATCACCCTGCGTAAGGGCAACATGGGGGCCGACCGCATCTGCCAGGCCATTGAGAC GTACGACCTACAGGCCCTCGGCCTGGACTTCCTTGAGCTGCTGACCCGCTTCTTGCCCACGGAGTATGAGCGAAGCCTCATCGCCCGCTTCGAGCGGGAGCAGCGGCCGATGGAAGAGCTGTCGGAGGAGGACCGCTTCATGCTGCGCTTCAGCCGCATCCCGCGCCTGCAGGAGCGGATGGCCACGCTCACCTTCCTGGGCAACTTCCCGGATACTGCCCAGCTGCTCATGCCG CAACTGAATGCCGTCATTGCAGCCTCAATGTCCATCAAATCTTCTGACAAACTCCGCCAGATCCTGGAG ATCGTCCTGGCCTTCGGCAACTACATGAACAGCAGCAAGCGTGGAGCAGCCTATGGCTTCCGGCTCCAGAGTCTGGATGCG CTGCTGGAGATGAAGTCGACCGATCGCAAGCAGACGCTGCTGCACTACCTGGTGAAGGTCATTGCTGAGAAGTACCCACAGCTCACAGGCTTCCACAGCGACCTGCACTTCCTGGACAAGGCCGGCTCAG TGTCCCTGGACAGCGTCCTAGGGGATGTGCGCTCCCTGCAGCGAGGCCTGGAGTTGACCCAACGGGAGTTTGTGCGGCAGGATGACTGCGTGGTTCTCAAGGAGTTCCTGAGGGCCAACTCACCCACCATGGATAAGCTACTGGCAGACAGCAAGACGGCTCAG GAGGCCTACGAGTCTGTGGTGGAGTACTTCGGAGAGAACCCCAAGACCACGTCCCCGTCCATGTTCTTTACCCTCTTTAGCCGCTTCATCAAGGCCTACAAG AAAGCTGAGCAGGAGGTGGAACAGTGGAAGAAAGAAGCAGCTGCCCAGGAGGCAGGCGCCGACACCCTGGGCAGAGGGGAGCCCCCAGCACCCAAG TCCCCACCCAAGATCCGGCGGCAACAGATGGACCTCATCTCTGAGCTGAAACGGAAACAGCAGAAGGAGCCACTTATCTATGAGAGTGACCGTGATGGGGCCATTGAAGATATCATCACAG TGCTCAAGACGGTGCCCTTCACGGCCCGCACCGGCAAGCGGACGTCCAGGCTCCTCTGTGAGGCCAGCCTGGGAGAGGAGATCCCCCTCTAG
- the FMNL1 gene encoding formin-like protein 1 isoform X4, which produces MGNAAGSAEQPASPAALSPKQPAAPKQPMPAAGELEERFNRVLNCMNLPPDKVQLLSQYDNEKKWELICDQERFQVKNPPAAYIQKLRSYLETGGVSRKVAADWMSNLGFKRRVQESTQVLRELEISLRTNHIGWVQEFLNEENRGLDVLLEYLAFAQCSVTYDIESTDNGAPGSEKSKPLEQSVEDLSKGPPSALPPQPKSRHLTIKLTPAHSRKALRNSRIVSQKDDVHVCIMCLRAIMNYQSGFSLVMNHPACVNEIALSLNNKNPRTKALVLELLAAVCLVRGGHEIILAAFDNFKEACGEQHRFEKLMEYFRNEDSNIDFMVACMQFINIVVHSVENMNFRVFLQYEFTHLGLDLYLEKLRHTESDKLQVQIQAYLDNVFDVGALLEDTETKNAVLEHMEELQEQVTLLTERLRDAENESMAKIAELEKQLSQARKELETLRDRFSESTAMGVSRRPPEPEKVPAPAPARPSALELKVEELEEKGLIRILRGPGDAVSIEILQVAVATPSGSDAPTPGVPTGSPSPDLPPAAEPVPGAAPSPPPPPSPPPLPSLPSQQEAPPLAPPPAPPLPGSPEPPPPPPLPGDLPPPPPPPPPPPGTDGPVPPPPPPLGGPSDALGRPGPEMGPGVKAKKPIQTKFRMPLLNWVALKPSQITGTVFTELNDEKVLQELDMSDFEEQFKTKSQGPSLDLSALKSKAVQKAPTQATLIEANRAKNLAITLRKGNMGADRICQAIETYDLQALGLDFLELLTRFLPTEYERSLIARFEREQRPMEELSEEDRFMLRFSRIPRLQERMATLTFLGNFPDTAQLLMPQLNAVIAASMSIKSSDKLRQILEIVLAFGNYMNSSKRGAAYGFRLQSLDALLEMKSTDRKQTLLHYLVKVIAEKYPQLTGFHSDLHFLDKAGSVSLDSVLGDVRSLQRGLELTQREFVRQDDCVVLKEFLRANSPTMDKLLADSKTAQEAYESVVEYFGENPKTTSPSMFFTLFSRFIKAYKKAEQEVEQWKKEAAAQEAGADTLGRGEPPAPKSPPKIRRQQMDLISELKRKQQKEPLIYESDRDGAIEDIITVLKTVPFTARTGKRTSRLLCEASLGEEIPL; this is translated from the exons AACTGCATGAACTTGCCCCCGGATAAGGTCCAGCTGCTGAGCCAGTATGACAACGAGAAGAAGTGGGAGCTCATCTGTGACCAG GAGCGATTTCAAGTCAAGAACCCCCCCGCAGCCTACATCCAGAAGCTGAGGAGCTACCTGGAAACGGGTGGGGTCAGCCGAAAGGTAGCAGCTGACTGGATGTCCAACCTGGGG TTTAAGAGGCGAGTTCAGGAGTCCACGCAGGTGCTGCGGGAGCTGGAGATCTCCCTGAGGACAAACCACATTGG GTGGGTGCAGGAGTTCCTCAACGAGGAGAACCGCGGCCTGGACGTGCTCCTCGAGTACCTGGCCTTTGCCCAGTGCTCCGTCAC GTATGACATAGAGAGCACAGACAATGGGGCCCCCGGCTCAGAGAAGAGCAAGCCGCTGGAGCAGTCGGTGGAAGATCTCAGCAAGGGTCCACCCTCAGCCTTGCCACCACAGCCCAAGAGTCGCCACCTGACCATCAA GCTGACCCCGGCCCACAGCAGGAAGGCCCTGCGGAATTCTCGCATTGTCAGCCAGAAGGACGACGTCCACGTCTGCATCATGTGCTTGCGCGCCATCATGAACTACCAG tCTGGCTTCAGCCTCGTCATGAACCACCCAGCCTGCGTCAATGAGATCGCTCTGAGCCTCAACAACAAGAACCCCAG AACGAAGGCTCTGGTGCTGGAGCTGCTGGCAGCTGTGTGCCTGGTGCGGGGAGGacatgaaatcatccttgcagCCTTTGACAACTTCAAGGAG GCGTGTGGGGAGCAGCACCGCTTTGAAAAGCTGATGGAATATTTCCGGAACGAGGATAGCAATATCGACTTCATG GTGGCCTGCATGCAGTTCATTAACATTGTGGTACACTCAGTGGAGAACATGAACTTCCGCGTCTTCCTGCAATATGAGTTCACCCACCTGGGCCTGGACCTGTACTTGGAG AAACTTCGACACACGGAGAGTGACAAGCTGCAGGTGCAGATCCAGGCATACTTGGACAATGTGTTTGATGTCGGTGCGCTGCTGGAGGACACGGAGACCAAGAATGCTGTGCTGGAGCACATGGAGGAGCTGCAGGagcaggtgaccctg CTGACAGAGCGGCTTCGGGACGCGGAGAACGAATCCATGGCCAAGATCGCAGAGCTGGAAAAGCAGCTAAGCCAGGCCCGAAAGGAGCTGGAGACCCTGCGG GACCGCTTCAGTGAGTCGACCGCCATGGGCGTCTCCAGGCGTCCGCCTGAGCCTGAGAAAGTGCCTGCCCCCGCCCCGGCGCGGCCTTCCGCCCTGGAGCTGAaggtggaggagctggaggagaaggggTTAATCCGTATACTGCGGGGGCCCGGGGATGCTGTCTCCATCGAGATCCTCCAGGTCGCTGTGGCAACTCCGAGCGGCAGTGATGCCCCGACTCCGGGGGTGCCCACCGGCTCTCCCAGCCCAG ATCTCCCACCTGCAGCAGAGCCGGTTCCCGGAGCAGCGCCCTCACCGCCCCcgcccccgtccccgcccccactgcccagcctcccctcccagcaGGAAGCCCCGCCCTTGGCGCCCCCACCGGCCCCACCTCTCCCAGGCAGCCCggagcccccgcccccgccgcctcTGCCGGGAGACttgccgcccccacccccgccgcccccgccgcctccTGGTACAGATGGTCCGGTGCCTCCGCCGCCCCCGCCTCTGGGAGGTCCCTCTGATGCCCTTGGAAGGCCCGGCCCAGAGATGGGCCCAG GAGTGAAGGCCAAGAAACCCATCCAGACCAAGTTCAGAATGCCGCTCTTAAACTGGGTGGCCTTGAAACCCAGCCAGATTACAGGCACCGTCTTCACTGAGCTCAATGATGAGAAGGTGCTGCAG gAGCTGGACATGAGTGACTTTGAAGAGCAGTTCAAGACAAAATCCCAAGGTCCCAGCCTGGACCTCAGTGCTCTGAAGAGTAAGGCAGTGCAGAAGGCCCCCACCCAGGCCACGCTCATCGAGGCCAACCGGGCCAAGAACCTGGCCATCACCCTGCGTAAGGGCAACATGGGGGCCGACCGCATCTGCCAGGCCATTGAGAC GTACGACCTACAGGCCCTCGGCCTGGACTTCCTTGAGCTGCTGACCCGCTTCTTGCCCACGGAGTATGAGCGAAGCCTCATCGCCCGCTTCGAGCGGGAGCAGCGGCCGATGGAAGAGCTGTCGGAGGAGGACCGCTTCATGCTGCGCTTCAGCCGCATCCCGCGCCTGCAGGAGCGGATGGCCACGCTCACCTTCCTGGGCAACTTCCCGGATACTGCCCAGCTGCTCATGCCG CAACTGAATGCCGTCATTGCAGCCTCAATGTCCATCAAATCTTCTGACAAACTCCGCCAGATCCTGGAG ATCGTCCTGGCCTTCGGCAACTACATGAACAGCAGCAAGCGTGGAGCAGCCTATGGCTTCCGGCTCCAGAGTCTGGATGCG CTGCTGGAGATGAAGTCGACCGATCGCAAGCAGACGCTGCTGCACTACCTGGTGAAGGTCATTGCTGAGAAGTACCCACAGCTCACAGGCTTCCACAGCGACCTGCACTTCCTGGACAAGGCCGGCTCAG TGTCCCTGGACAGCGTCCTAGGGGATGTGCGCTCCCTGCAGCGAGGCCTGGAGTTGACCCAACGGGAGTTTGTGCGGCAGGATGACTGCGTGGTTCTCAAGGAGTTCCTGAGGGCCAACTCACCCACCATGGATAAGCTACTGGCAGACAGCAAGACGGCTCAG GAGGCCTACGAGTCTGTGGTGGAGTACTTCGGAGAGAACCCCAAGACCACGTCCCCGTCCATGTTCTTTACCCTCTTTAGCCGCTTCATCAAGGCCTACAAG AAAGCTGAGCAGGAGGTGGAACAGTGGAAGAAAGAAGCAGCTGCCCAGGAGGCAGGCGCCGACACCCTGGGCAGAGGGGAGCCCCCAGCACCCAAG TCCCCACCCAAGATCCGGCGGCAACAGATGGACCTCATCTCTGAGCTGAAACGGAAACAGCAGAAGGAGCCACTTATCTATGAGAGTGACCGTGATGGGGCCATTGAAGATATCATCACAG TGCTCAAGACGGTGCCCTTCACGGCCCGCACCGGCAAGCGGACGTCCAGGCTCCTCTGTGAGGCCAGCCTGGGAGAGGAGATCCCCCTCTAG